CATAAATATTTCCCCAGGTTGCCTGCTCCTCTTCCCCTTGATGAAGGATAACGGGGGTTTTTCCGCTCTCATGTTCGCTCATCGCAATCATTGCTGTCATCTGAGCGCGCATTAAAGTTGAAATAAAAATCACATCGAAATCAATATCTTTAATCCGCTTCCCTGCTTTCTGGGCTTCAAGCACACCCAGCTTACTAAGAGGGACATCGACCCAGCCTGTAAAACGATTTTTTTGATTCCACTCCGACTTTCCGTGTCTGAGAAGGACGAGTTTCGCACCTTTTTCCATACCCCGTATCATAGAATAGATTGCCTTATTATGGTACGTTTTTTATAATGCTTTCATGGAACCAAATCGTTTAAGTAAAATTTTAGCTTGCGCTGGCGTTGCTTCTCGGCGCGCAGCCGAACACCTTATCTTTGATGGAAAGGTGCGGGTCAACGGAGAAATTGTGACCGTTCCCCAAACCATTGTAAATCCAAAAACCGATAAGGTCTTCATTGATGATGAACGTATCGAATTTAAGGACGAGAAAGTTTATTATATTTTGAATAAACCGAAGGGGTACATCTGTTCCAACAAACGGATGGGAACAAAAAAACTAGTGATCGATCTTTTTGCAGAGTTGAAACACCGATTGTTTACCATTGGCCGCCTCGACCGCGATACTACAGGGCTTATCCTTCTTACCAATGATGGCCACTTTGCCCAAAAAGTCATTCACCCCTCGAATAACCTCAGCAAAGAATACCTGGTCAAGACTCAGCAAGAGATCACGCATGAGCATCTCGTGGACCTTTCAAAGGGAACCTTAATCGAAGGGAAGTGGATCCGCCCCGCAAAAGTCACAAAGGTGCGGCGAGGAACGATTAAAATCACTGTCAAAGAAGGGAAGAAAAGAGAGGTGCGCCTTATGGTGCAAAATGCTGGTCTTACCCTCCTAACGCTTTCCCGCATTCGGATCGGCGGACTCCGCCTAGGCCCTCTTCAAGAAGGTGAGTGGCGAGAACTCACTGAGCAAGAATGCAAACTTATTTTTGCTTAAAGCCACATATTTAATTATTCATTCCTTATAAAACTTGTTTTGAGTCATAATCCTTTCCTTTGAAAAACCAGGGAATCCTTATTCAAAAGGAGAGATTTTATGATGTTTTTGAGAACACTCTCGCTAGCCTTTATCTTTTCTAGTTCACTTATGGCAAGCTTTGAGAATAATGATAATCATCGATCTGGGGAGAAAATTACAGGAATACAGATTTGTGGAGAGCGTTGCTCGGGGACCAATTTTTTAGAAAGCCTTATCAAAAATAATTTTCCTAAAATGCATCCGAATTTTCACTCTTTTGGGTGGAAGCATTTTCTGTGCTGGTTTGAAACTCCTTTAGATAAAGAGCACTTTAACCTTCCCGATCGTATGATAACTCTAGAAGGTTCTGAGCAGTACTTATTCATTGTCATTGTAAGAGACCCCTATAACTGGATAAGGAGTTTCTATTTGAATCCCCACCATGTTTCTCCGGAGCTGACAAACAAAGGGTTCTTCCATTTTATTAGTAGTGAGTGGCGTAGCGAAGACTGCTCCCATATTGACTCATTCAATCCTTATACAGGAGCTCCCTTTAAGAACGTATTAGAACTAAGAAAGTATAAGACTGTTAATTATTTAAAAATTGCTAATTTGGTAGGTAATTTTTGTCTTGTTAGATATGAAGAAGTATCAGAACATCCGAAGCAATTTGTTGATTTTATCGCAGATTTTTATGGATTAGAAAAATGCCCTCAATTCACTCCAATTATACATTACAAAGGGTACCCTCATAACCCGGCCTATAAAAAACAGCCCTATTTTCCCTTTGAAAACAAAGATTTGCTCTACATCAACCAGAATATAGATTGGGACGTTGAAAATAGGTTAGGATATACGAAGCATTACTGAAGCAACCCTCTAAATCTATATGGACAGTAGGTTTTGATAAATCCCTTCATAGCTGTTCATGCATCTTTCCCAGAGGTACTTTTCTTCAAACCGCTTTTTTGCTTCCTTTGTATAGTCCTCTCTTGCAAGGACTGCCTCGGCGTACTTTTGAGGATCTTTATGATCAATAAGGGTCGCGAGCGGTCCAGGTTCAACCACTTCTTCAAAAGCGGAAATGCGAGAGGCTATAATAGGAACTTCCATTGCCATAGCTTCGAGAAGAAGCAGAGCGCAGGCTTCCCAAACCGAGGGAATCAAGACAACTTCTGCTTCAGCAAGTTGGCTGAGAGCGTCATGGCGTGGCAATCTTCCTGTGACTGTAACGTAGGGGCTCTCTTTCATTTTCCCTTCAAGCTCACCACCTCCGATCACCTTAAGGTGGTATCCCTTGGGCCCAAGAATCTCCATAACCTTGAGGAGAAAAAGTGGATCTTTGACAGGGGTTACGCTCCCCACAAAGACAAGAAGTTTTTCTTTTGGAACCTGTCGTTTGGGCAGTTTGCTCCTATCAATTCCATTGGAGATCACGCAATGGTTTGCACCTCGTATTAGATCGTGCTTAAGAGCAACATCTTCTTCCCCTTTAGAGACAAAGACCGTAAGGTCCGCCTTCTTAATAGCTTTTCTCTGTGCCCACTTGCTAAGCGGCGTGCCTTGATAGATGCCATGAAGCCCATGAATCGTATAAATAATGGGGCATTTCTTTGGGACAAAGCTAAGAAAAAACGCCGCTCTTCCTCCATGGACGTGGATAAGATCGGGGTTGACTTTGTCAATGATACTCCGCATTTTCAACGGAATGCGCATATCGAATCGCGCTGTAAAAAAATTAACCCCATACTTAGGAATACTGCCCGCAGCTTCTAAGGAATAGGAATCTTTTTGAGTAAGAAGGACTGGGTTTTTTATAGAATTAATCATCTCAAGAACAAAGGTGGTCCCACCACCAGGGTTCCCATCAGCTACAATCTGTAATACTTTCATGCGATTATCATACCACTAAATGACATTTTTTGATACGCTTTGAAGAAGCAAAAAAATAATGAGAGTTTCATGCTCACAACCATTGCTCGGCTATTTGGAAAGTCTCCCTTTCACCCTCTTCAGTCTCATATGAAGAAGGTAAGCAGCTGTATGAAAAAGCTCACCGAGATCTTCACTAATTTAAAAAATAAAAGTCCTGAAGAACTGGAAAAGCTTGTGAAAGAACTTTGCAAATTGGAACACGAAGCCGATCTTACA
The window above is part of the Candidatus Neptunochlamydia sp. REUL1 genome. Proteins encoded here:
- a CDS encoding pseudouridine synthase, giving the protein MEPNRLSKILACAGVASRRAAEHLIFDGKVRVNGEIVTVPQTIVNPKTDKVFIDDERIEFKDEKVYYILNKPKGYICSNKRMGTKKLVIDLFAELKHRLFTIGRLDRDTTGLILLTNDGHFAQKVIHPSNNLSKEYLVKTQQEITHEHLVDLSKGTLIEGKWIRPAKVTKVRRGTIKITVKEGKKREVRLMVQNAGLTLLTLSRIRIGGLRLGPLQEGEWRELTEQECKLIFA
- a CDS encoding glycosyltransferase family 4 protein, with amino-acid sequence MKVLQIVADGNPGGGTTFVLEMINSIKNPVLLTQKDSYSLEAAGSIPKYGVNFFTARFDMRIPLKMRSIIDKVNPDLIHVHGGRAAFFLSFVPKKCPIIYTIHGLHGIYQGTPLSKWAQRKAIKKADLTVFVSKGEEDVALKHDLIRGANHCVISNGIDRSKLPKRQVPKEKLLVFVGSVTPVKDPLFLLKVMEILGPKGYHLKVIGGGELEGKMKESPYVTVTGRLPRHDALSQLAEAEVVLIPSVWEACALLLLEAMAMEVPIIASRISAFEEVVEPGPLATLIDHKDPQKYAEAVLAREDYTKEAKKRFEEKYLWERCMNSYEGIYQNLLSI